The Parabacteroides sp. AD58 genome includes a window with the following:
- a CDS encoding DUF4493 domain-containing protein produces MENKLFFCANKAFMLSRLLCFCCLFLGLYSCQEEDSTILNTGKLSFQMGVDTTLVGSSSTRASNILELSGFDDPDSYKVVISQDSGVVAEYARFDKMPAEIELEAGAYSVEVSKGTKTAAAFNSPYFYGKQDFTIVKDMTTPVEVTAAMENSRVTVDFSDDFVATYKDYTLSFMTNKMTLPLVYEKGEYRPMYFQADASGTKLTIGMELVNVYGKDVQYTATTTIKQKQWTKLTVRTDEKGLNGVAIDVVLNDETKETVYVNIGIPDFMEQLKGAPSISSSFFNWDGKETMTEPTILDPMDANTFTNIPNISVLAGGKVDKAILSVTKDGESVLNVDFANLEEEKKAELESLYAFGLPETIKGQMSFDFNPTGLLNSLMPKKDVNAEYVISLSVSDALPESNTTTKLVKIVLKEAQDPSFSGLDLIDGTYQKFTEQKSLRIVHTLDLASCSFVLTNSSDEIINTGEVDLVTGKTTVEGIDWRKTEDAYYLDFTPTWLNTLQSGKFTLFVTVEDIASIKVVEKIPVSIASVEWLTTENDVFAKHIILRAKALDNDISDIKFIYGDKEITEGLQNEGDGVVSYVLSGLRSGEPQKVILEHNGIQIKGSWTTEKEQQLPNSGFEFWCYEQPQSNWKRWFPWDSNNVNTRGWNTLNQKTTSDENVTASNFAYVNNSGTIETNDKKDGEKAALIRTIGWGEGTTAPGKFIGTWDGNIKKADSGYLYLGGESDNPETEYSPYPFQSRPAALNFYRKYLPASGKKVSNDNYEVWIKVEYRNGNQVILLGEGYLKEGGKTTSYELKTIPITYINSSYKATHLYILFKSGVETEYDYMIVPPYNDLSTGEYIGSQLYIDDVELIYD; encoded by the coding sequence ATGGAAAATAAACTATTCTTTTGTGCTAATAAGGCCTTTATGTTGAGTCGCTTATTATGTTTTTGTTGTCTGTTTTTGGGGTTGTATTCATGTCAGGAGGAAGACAGCACGATATTGAATACCGGAAAATTAAGTTTTCAGATGGGGGTTGATACAACGTTGGTGGGTTCTTCATCAACGAGAGCTTCTAATATCCTTGAGCTTTCCGGTTTTGATGATCCTGATAGTTATAAAGTAGTGATCTCTCAGGATTCGGGAGTCGTGGCAGAATACGCCAGATTTGATAAAATGCCGGCAGAGATTGAACTGGAAGCCGGTGCTTACAGTGTGGAAGTGAGTAAAGGAACCAAAACTGCCGCAGCTTTTAATTCTCCTTATTTCTACGGGAAGCAGGATTTTACGATTGTCAAGGATATGACAACTCCGGTAGAAGTTACGGCTGCGATGGAAAACAGCCGGGTAACGGTCGATTTTTCGGATGATTTTGTGGCAACGTATAAAGATTATACCTTGTCGTTCATGACAAACAAGATGACCTTGCCTTTGGTCTATGAAAAAGGGGAATATCGCCCGATGTATTTTCAGGCAGATGCCTCTGGTACTAAGCTGACGATTGGAATGGAACTGGTCAATGTGTACGGAAAGGATGTACAATATACGGCAACAACAACTATCAAGCAAAAGCAATGGACGAAGCTGACGGTTCGAACCGATGAAAAAGGGTTGAACGGTGTGGCTATTGATGTCGTACTGAATGATGAAACAAAAGAAACGGTGTATGTCAATATAGGTATTCCTGATTTTATGGAACAGTTGAAGGGAGCACCATCTATTTCAAGTTCATTCTTTAATTGGGATGGTAAAGAAACTATGACTGAACCTACTATATTAGATCCTATGGATGCTAATACATTTACAAATATTCCTAATATATCAGTTTTAGCCGGTGGAAAAGTGGATAAAGCCATCTTGTCGGTAACTAAGGACGGTGAATCAGTATTGAATGTTGATTTTGCTAATCTGGAAGAAGAAAAGAAAGCCGAATTAGAATCTTTATATGCATTCGGCTTGCCTGAAACAATTAAGGGGCAAATGAGTTTTGATTTTAATCCTACAGGATTATTAAATTCTTTAATGCCTAAGAAAGATGTTAATGCTGAATATGTAATTTCTTTATCTGTTTCAGATGCTTTGCCAGAATCGAATACAACTACTAAATTAGTAAAAATAGTATTGAAAGAAGCGCAAGATCCTTCTTTTTCTGGATTGGATTTGATAGACGGAACTTATCAGAAATTTACTGAGCAAAAGTCTTTAAGGATTGTACATACATTAGATTTAGCATCTTGTTCATTTGTGTTGACAAATTCTTCGGATGAGATTATTAATACTGGTGAAGTTGATTTAGTCACTGGAAAAACAACGGTTGAAGGTATTGATTGGCGAAAAACTGAAGATGCCTATTATTTAGATTTTACACCGACGTGGTTAAATACGCTTCAAAGTGGAAAATTTACTCTATTTGTAACGGTAGAAGATATTGCTAGTATAAAGGTGGTAGAAAAAATACCAGTTTCTATAGCATCAGTAGAATGGTTGACAACAGAAAATGATGTTTTTGCTAAACATATAATTTTAAGAGCAAAGGCATTGGATAATGATATTAGTGATATAAAGTTTATTTATGGAGATAAAGAAATAACAGAAGGTTTACAGAATGAGGGTGATGGCGTTGTTTCATATGTTCTTTCTGGTTTAAGATCTGGTGAACCACAAAAGGTTATACTAGAGCATAATGGTATTCAGATAAAAGGTTCTTGGACAACTGAAAAAGAACAACAGTTACCTAATTCGGGATTTGAATTTTGGTGCTATGAGCAACCCCAATCAAATTGGAAACGTTGGTTCCCTTGGGATAGTAATAACGTAAATACCAGAGGATGGAACACTTTAAATCAGAAAACAACTTCTGATGAAAATGTTACAGCATCAAACTTTGCTTATGTTAATAATTCAGGGACAATAGAAACGAATGATAAAAAAGATGGAGAAAAGGCTGCCTTAATTCGTACAATAGGTTGGGGTGAAGGTACAACAGCTCCTGGAAAGTTTATTGGAACGTGGGATGGAAATATAAAGAAAGCTGATTCTGGATATTTGTATCTTGGTGGTGAATCAGATAATCCGGAAACTGAATATTCTCCTTATCCATTTCAATCTCGTCCCGCGGCCTTGAATTTTTATAGAAAGTATTTACCAGCAAGTGGTAAAAAAGTTAGTAATGATAATTATGAGGTTTGGATAAAAGTTGAATATAGAAATGGAAATCAGGTTATTCTTTTAGGAGAAGGATATTTAAAGGAAGGTGGTAAAACTACATCTTATGAGTTAAAAACTATTCCTATAACATATATAAATAGCTCATATAAAGCTACTCATTTATATATATTATTTAAATCAGGAGTAGAAACAGAATACGATTATATGATTGTGCCCCCTTATAATGATTTATCTACTGGTGAGTATATCGGTAGCCAATTATACATTGACGACGTAGAATTAATATATGATTAA
- a CDS encoding DUF4493 domain-containing protein, which translates to MKHLLYTVAILLLAASCSNEEMEQVTGSGKAKMQFQLSTSECPVQIVTRATPVPDVDNFVICIINKETGEEIEKDTLHILEANSPLYLPAGTKGVTYTVKAYSNEPTSGKAERNKPCFYAEKDTLVLPDETVTVKLECSLQQFQVSFVPSAAFMSAFRDDKMVDAQGGNKFKLTVSDANERSVEYNYTNLDESAYFDGDKTSPYIKIHVEGTTIKGFPVDYTETIEPNSEVNDNNLFEAKEHIIINLEVAESQSLNIKATQIEL; encoded by the coding sequence ATGAAGCACTTATTATACACAGTAGCCATCCTATTGCTGGCAGCATCCTGTTCCAACGAAGAAATGGAACAGGTAACAGGGAGCGGAAAAGCAAAGATGCAATTCCAGTTAAGTACAAGCGAATGTCCGGTGCAGATTGTTACCCGGGCAACACCGGTTCCGGATGTGGATAACTTTGTTATCTGTATAATCAATAAAGAGACCGGGGAAGAAATCGAAAAAGATACATTACATATCTTAGAAGCCAATTCTCCGCTTTATTTACCGGCAGGAACTAAAGGCGTAACTTATACGGTGAAGGCTTATTCGAATGAGCCAACGAGTGGTAAAGCAGAGAGGAATAAACCCTGCTTTTATGCAGAAAAAGATACTTTGGTGTTACCCGATGAAACGGTAACAGTCAAACTGGAATGTAGTTTACAGCAATTTCAAGTATCCTTTGTCCCCAGTGCAGCCTTTATGAGTGCTTTTCGGGATGATAAAATGGTAGATGCTCAGGGTGGTAATAAGTTTAAATTGACAGTATCTGATGCCAACGAGAGATCAGTAGAATATAATTATACGAATTTGGATGAATCGGCTTATTTCGATGGCGATAAGACATCTCCCTATATTAAGATTCATGTGGAAGGAACGACCATCAAAGGTTTCCCGGTAGATTATACGGAAACGATTGAACCAAATAGTGAAGTTAATGATAATAATCTGTTTGAAGCAAAAGAACATATTATTATTAACTTGGAGGTAGCAGAAAGCCAATCATTAAATATCAAAGCAACGCAGATTGAATTATGA
- a CDS encoding DUF4493 domain-containing protein: MIHWRRTIGCGLLSGLLLASFSSCEMKNELWGKDPNELSPDESGILDLQLSVKEPVYNGLETETRASNTDKIIVPKAEDLQVKIFNEAQELQDYFESYADYEKVSEYMVKAGTYYVEVSTGENYEVTTDYPYYEAIDTCQVNVREVATVNAVCQLQSAIVYLVPSAEFLEACLDDYSITITNGSGIISIGKDDPKIVYVRPGMEATVTIRATEKETQTPVIRTFVLADNEGHVHAQDLFRVEIKDLEEDIIPDEPEQPDPEPDPEPDPEPEPEPEPEEPTTGKFTIKVNLTVNENPVDIVVPSAGGNGGNIGGDGDEGDSGDDGGSEEGVTISGDPSSGRIEVSAPNGIASMTVQITSTNAEFSGIIASMGLSSFDLTNLTPELESVLVDQFHIVDGSVKGKTNVNFDVSTLLGMLTFEGEHHFLITVTDSKGHSASTSIDK; this comes from the coding sequence ATGATACATTGGAGAAGAACGATAGGTTGCGGACTCTTGTCAGGTTTGTTGCTGGCAAGCTTTTCATCGTGTGAGATGAAAAATGAATTATGGGGGAAAGATCCGAATGAACTTTCTCCGGATGAATCCGGTATTTTGGACTTACAATTATCCGTAAAAGAACCGGTTTACAATGGATTGGAAACGGAAACGCGTGCTTCCAACACTGATAAAATAATCGTACCGAAGGCCGAAGATTTGCAGGTAAAGATATTTAATGAAGCACAGGAACTGCAAGACTATTTTGAGTCGTATGCCGATTATGAAAAGGTTTCGGAATATATGGTAAAAGCCGGAACGTATTACGTAGAAGTTTCGACGGGCGAGAATTACGAAGTAACCACCGATTATCCTTATTATGAGGCGATAGATACTTGTCAGGTTAACGTACGAGAAGTGGCAACCGTGAATGCGGTTTGTCAGCTGCAAAGTGCCATCGTATATCTGGTGCCGAGTGCTGAGTTTCTGGAAGCTTGTCTGGATGATTATTCCATTACGATAACAAATGGTTCGGGTATTATTTCGATTGGGAAAGACGATCCGAAGATTGTATATGTACGTCCGGGTATGGAAGCAACAGTTACCATCCGTGCTACGGAGAAAGAAACCCAGACTCCCGTGATCCGTACATTTGTATTGGCCGATAATGAAGGTCATGTGCATGCTCAGGATTTGTTCCGTGTCGAAATAAAAGATTTGGAAGAAGATATTATTCCGGATGAACCGGAACAACCTGATCCCGAACCTGATCCTGAACCTGATCCCGAGCCAGAGCCCGAACCAGAACCGGAAGAACCAACAACCGGTAAATTTACGATTAAGGTAAATCTGACGGTGAATGAAAATCCGGTGGATATTGTCGTTCCAAGTGCCGGTGGAAACGGTGGTAACATTGGTGGAGATGGTGATGAAGGAGACAGCGGAGATGATGGTGGTAGTGAAGAGGGTGTTACGATTTCTGGAGATCCTTCATCTGGTCGGATTGAGGTTTCTGCACCGAATGGTATTGCGTCTATGACTGTTCAGATTACTTCTACAAATGCAGAGTTCTCGGGAATTATAGCGAGTATGGGATTATCAAGCTTTGATTTGACAAATTTGACTCCGGAGTTAGAAAGTGTGTTGGTAGATCAATTTCATATTGTTGATGGTTCTGTAAAGGGGAAGACGAATGTGAATTTTGATGTTTCCACTTTGTTGGGGATGTTGACTTTTGAAGGGGAACATCATTTCTTGATAACAGTGACCGACTCAAAAGGTCATTCGGCTTCAACCTCAATTGATAAATGA
- a CDS encoding PCMD domain-containing protein produces MNFKYIISSLFLLFLAFGACTEDERGLETQGYLELGVSKNVEVITRGFDVEDQSLAVDICAGANDSIVKHFSDYNDMAGDRVLLDVGTYKVKVSSNPTSKLEFEQPTFYGEKTNVAVTAGKTTAVSVECFLSCVKVTTEFTKPVQDMFASVIARVNDKSGSYLDYGLKETRAGYFQPGYILVDMTLTNKEGLEFKMSKLIDKTEARDHYHLVFDMIESGDDNSGMDFDITIEDDPTNDETHTVTIPLPETGYGQKPPVVKFTGTTDKGVVTVPQSEQTDPKHQVTVTAQSENIGMQKVQLLTQTTSEQFAQIPSVLTLSELTQDSKEYEILSGLGFEFPLDYSDDKAELVYHFTPASLQPGDVKFTLLFQDKNGKMSSGEFTYSVKGELSTESINGDAEYVWSRFAQLRGFAANPQSGGYFKYKKSSETEWQTTGEVTFDSNYASIEIKELTPGTTYDYMFCQGDVEGDVLSFTTEAETEVPNLSLDDWSDQYTPNGWWDSGNSGTSILDYYSTVKEIGSSSNCVKMESSYMNKTLAKKFVSGNIFIGSYKGLSGFEGVHLDFGHEYSSRPAKLKFQYKYTSAKINVINNNRGSATEENDSGFIYFLLTDKIYNIDTTNENSFIKEENYSSDEHILAYGSFTISQSVTAFQLGEINLTYKSLDKKPTHIIIVASSSKKGDYFTGGEGSTLWLDELELVYPSSIDEINK; encoded by the coding sequence ATGAACTTTAAATATATCATAAGTAGTCTATTCCTTTTGTTTTTGGCTTTTGGAGCTTGTACAGAGGATGAACGAGGTTTGGAAACACAAGGTTATTTGGAACTGGGTGTTTCTAAAAATGTAGAAGTTATAACACGAGGTTTTGATGTAGAAGATCAGTCGTTGGCTGTGGATATTTGTGCCGGAGCGAATGATTCCATTGTGAAACATTTTTCCGATTATAATGATATGGCAGGCGATCGTGTTTTACTGGATGTAGGGACATATAAAGTCAAGGTAAGTTCGAACCCGACTTCCAAACTGGAGTTCGAACAGCCTACTTTCTATGGAGAAAAGACAAATGTTGCTGTTACAGCCGGAAAAACAACGGCGGTGTCTGTTGAATGTTTTTTAAGCTGTGTGAAAGTAACAACCGAGTTTACCAAACCTGTTCAAGATATGTTTGCGTCGGTAATAGCTCGCGTAAACGATAAAAGTGGTTCTTACTTGGATTATGGCCTAAAAGAAACCCGTGCCGGGTATTTTCAGCCGGGATATATCTTGGTGGATATGACCTTAACCAATAAAGAAGGTTTGGAATTCAAAATGTCTAAGTTGATCGACAAGACAGAAGCACGTGATCATTATCACTTGGTATTTGATATGATTGAAAGTGGTGATGATAATTCGGGTATGGACTTCGATATTACAATTGAAGACGATCCGACAAATGATGAAACTCATACAGTAACGATCCCATTACCGGAAACCGGTTATGGACAAAAGCCGCCGGTCGTGAAGTTTACAGGTACAACAGATAAAGGTGTTGTAACAGTACCTCAAAGTGAACAGACAGATCCGAAACATCAAGTAACGGTTACCGCTCAATCTGAAAATATTGGTATGCAAAAGGTTCAGTTATTGACACAAACAACTTCTGAGCAGTTTGCTCAAATTCCATCTGTTTTAACATTGTCAGAATTAACGCAAGATAGTAAGGAGTATGAAATTTTATCTGGCTTAGGTTTTGAATTTCCATTGGATTATTCAGATGATAAAGCAGAATTAGTTTATCATTTTACTCCTGCCAGCTTACAGCCGGGTGATGTTAAATTTACTCTCTTATTCCAAGATAAGAACGGAAAAATGTCTTCTGGTGAATTTACGTATAGTGTGAAAGGAGAATTATCAACAGAAAGTATTAACGGTGACGCCGAATATGTTTGGTCTCGGTTTGCACAATTACGAGGTTTTGCAGCAAATCCTCAATCAGGTGGCTATTTTAAATATAAAAAGAGCTCGGAAACCGAGTGGCAAACAACGGGCGAGGTAACATTTGACAGTAATTATGCTTCTATCGAAATAAAGGAACTCACTCCTGGAACGACTTATGACTATATGTTTTGTCAAGGAGATGTAGAAGGTGATGTGTTATCTTTTACTACGGAAGCGGAAACAGAAGTTCCAAATTTATCTTTAGACGATTGGAGTGATCAATACACTCCGAATGGCTGGTGGGATTCTGGTAATAGTGGAACAAGTATTTTAGATTATTATTCTACGGTAAAAGAGATAGGAAGTAGTAGTAATTGTGTAAAGATGGAATCTTCTTATATGAATAAAACACTAGCTAAAAAGTTTGTAAGTGGAAATATATTTATAGGCAGTTATAAAGGCCTTTCTGGTTTTGAAGGAGTTCATTTAGATTTTGGGCATGAGTATTCGTCAAGACCTGCTAAATTAAAATTTCAATATAAGTACACATCAGCTAAAATTAATGTTATCAATAATAATAGGGGATCTGCGACAGAAGAGAATGACTCTGGCTTTATTTATTTCTTGCTGACGGATAAGATCTATAATATAGATACTACTAATGAGAATTCATTTATCAAAGAGGAAAATTATTCTTCAGATGAACATATTTTAGCTTATGGCTCATTTACTATTTCTCAGTCTGTAACTGCATTTCAGTTAGGAGAAATTAATTTGACGTATAAGTCATTAGATAAAAAACCTACTCATATTATAATTGTTGCATCTTCAAGTAAAAAAGGTGATTATTTTACAGGAGGAGAAGGTAGTACTTTATGGTTAGATGAATTAGAATTGGTTTATCCCTCTTCAATAGATGAAATTAATAAATAA
- a CDS encoding PCMD domain-containing protein — translation MNVFQLKFKSIALLGCLFSFFSCIENDIPYPYQEGNITDFAVEGQIDNSLSIDKAKGTVVVEVSDAVDITSLQIQKLQVSNSAHVAIDSSRCVDYENFPTVGFSSLDSLPKSADTRVDFTSPVSVLLQTYQDYPWTITVNQTINRTVVVSNQIGDPVIDVANKQVVVYVAKNQPLDQIKVTEMKLGGSVGVVVPDPTIITDFSRPQTFEVTRFGVTETWKVTVLHSDEESVATGNSFPMVHQIRVSGTIQVGKTPVIEYKEKSASDWQALSESSITIEGTTYTAFITGLKANTTYVYRTTVDGVAGNEEECTTASEVALTNGSFDDWYKDGNVWNPWSETGVSFWDTGNKGAATLGESNSVPTSDTSNGSGQAVKLESRFVGLLGIGKFAAGNIFTGSYVRTDGTNGVLSFGREFNTYPTGLKFQYKYNSETINKSGDSDYEYLLNRPDSMHIYVALTDMSEPYEIRTKKSDRQLFNKNDKSIIAYGEFISAETVTSYKEYTIQLDYRSYRKPKYIIIVASASKYGDFFTGGEGSTLYLDEMELLYE, via the coding sequence ATGAATGTATTTCAGTTAAAATTTAAGAGTATTGCTTTGTTAGGCTGTTTGTTCTCATTCTTTTCTTGCATTGAGAATGATATACCTTATCCCTATCAAGAAGGAAATATTACGGATTTTGCTGTTGAAGGACAGATTGATAATTCATTATCCATTGATAAGGCAAAGGGAACAGTTGTTGTAGAAGTCAGTGATGCGGTAGATATCACCTCTTTGCAGATACAGAAATTACAGGTTAGTAACAGCGCTCATGTGGCTATCGATTCAAGTCGGTGTGTTGATTATGAAAACTTCCCGACAGTAGGCTTTTCATCATTAGACAGTCTGCCGAAGTCTGCTGATACCCGTGTTGATTTCACATCTCCGGTATCAGTGTTGTTACAAACTTATCAGGATTATCCTTGGACGATAACGGTCAATCAGACGATTAACAGAACCGTTGTCGTAAGTAATCAGATTGGAGATCCGGTTATAGATGTGGCAAATAAGCAGGTGGTGGTTTATGTAGCGAAGAATCAACCATTGGATCAGATAAAAGTAACGGAAATGAAATTAGGTGGTTCGGTGGGTGTTGTCGTTCCAGATCCAACAATCATAACAGACTTCTCTCGACCTCAAACATTCGAAGTAACCCGTTTTGGGGTAACAGAAACCTGGAAAGTGACCGTTTTGCATTCGGATGAAGAATCTGTGGCGACTGGTAATAGTTTCCCTATGGTTCATCAGATACGAGTTTCGGGAACTATACAGGTTGGCAAGACTCCGGTTATTGAATATAAGGAAAAAAGTGCTTCCGATTGGCAGGCACTTTCGGAAAGTTCTATCACGATAGAAGGTACAACTTATACGGCATTTATTACAGGATTGAAAGCCAATACGACGTATGTTTACCGAACAACGGTAGACGGAGTAGCCGGAAATGAAGAAGAATGTACTACCGCATCTGAGGTTGCTTTGACTAATGGAAGTTTTGATGACTGGTATAAGGATGGTAATGTGTGGAATCCATGGTCTGAGACAGGTGTCTCTTTTTGGGATACAGGAAATAAAGGTGCTGCAACTTTGGGCGAAAGCAATAGTGTACCGACCAGTGATACAAGTAATGGTAGCGGGCAGGCTGTAAAGTTGGAGTCTCGTTTTGTCGGTTTGTTAGGAATAGGTAAGTTTGCGGCTGGGAATATCTTTACCGGATCGTATGTTCGGACTGATGGAACAAATGGTGTATTGAGCTTTGGCCGTGAGTTTAATACCTATCCAACAGGACTCAAATTCCAATATAAATATAATTCAGAAACGATTAACAAAAGTGGTGATTCGGATTATGAATACCTGTTGAACCGCCCGGATTCAATGCATATTTATGTGGCATTGACGGATATGTCTGAACCTTATGAAATCCGGACTAAAAAGTCTGATAGGCAACTGTTCAATAAGAATGACAAGAGCATCATCGCTTATGGAGAGTTTATTTCGGCGGAAACGGTGACTTCGTATAAAGAATATACGATCCAACTGGATTATCGCAGTTATAGAAAGCCTAAATATATCATCATTGTAGCTTCAGCAAGTAAATATGGAGATTTCTTTACCGGTGGCGAAGGTAGTACGCTTTATCTGGATGAAATGGAATTGCTTTATGAATGA
- a CDS encoding FimB/Mfa2 family fimbrial subunit, producing the protein MNKYFLLGLIFMLVFSRCTEHDDIRQTINNSSSFRIQAAHFSVSGANASLPEEDQIRELDAYLFDEGKLIKKYEDLARQDENLYSIEVPDNKGTLYFLGNSDAITDPSDILSGMAEEDFLQLTTLPSASSASHFLSGKLDLNGTSTSRQVSLRHGVARLDLSLQDAETTVKSITVKQVAKTGYLFGQDPVKTAPHTEFEDVNLSFEPQLSASQSGLLYLHEQQNDQLAVSIVITHGGKESLLKAQLPATIKRNAVYTIRIYGNNAVIEAEIKIDEWNDGEDQKLYPDLSSRVLVNPERSVFPEGVVLAGSQDAIQVPYAASRMTLVLDAPSAVDLQVKDPSMGLSVEAVPDTINKFIVTTSLNPIGHAEKQTALWVRYKMLEQSYEDKINITLQPNDIQMEGSLSFDTQRICDYAKYLDGELAQFTLTGGKQIQTEGAWLKAEVNEQHPEQVRLLAGWKPNDPEADGRVQEGKLKILSADGDVLEEYTIRRRNYGLPVVNVDGTWWCKYNMRGNVKNFDDQISIQEDPAKDVSLFDYLSTCTDEEWLAVWGDVYQGNNPNGLPLRHNGTSFYYEGFDQDNTVQIGDLPVTEMAPDGYQLPGEAEFSQFKMDHATSSTNINFGHGATNGYWTQARKRLNIKNHERTNLMFGDVSYGPVHHHSIKIETENSTELILFGPGAQNNNQGSNMFSPLSIIFAGHFEGGFTWTMEGYSTASGKGNWFKTNTFYPRYTRVIRCIKSPVEYIYN; encoded by the coding sequence ATGAATAAATATTTCTTGTTAGGACTTATTTTCATGCTCGTTTTCAGCCGATGCACCGAGCACGATGATATCCGTCAGACGATAAACAACTCCAGTTCATTCCGTATTCAGGCGGCCCATTTTTCCGTATCCGGAGCCAATGCGTCCCTTCCTGAAGAAGATCAGATCCGCGAACTGGATGCTTACCTGTTTGACGAAGGTAAGCTTATCAAAAAATATGAAGATTTAGCGAGGCAAGATGAGAACTTATATTCAATAGAGGTCCCTGATAACAAAGGGACACTCTATTTCTTAGGAAATTCAGATGCAATCACCGATCCGTCCGACATCCTTTCTGGTATGGCTGAGGAAGATTTTCTGCAACTGACAACCTTGCCTTCTGCTTCTTCTGCCAGTCATTTTCTCAGTGGAAAACTGGATCTGAACGGTACATCTACCTCTCGTCAGGTATCGTTGCGGCACGGGGTTGCCCGACTCGACCTGTCTCTTCAGGACGCAGAGACAACTGTCAAAAGTATAACAGTCAAACAAGTTGCCAAAACAGGATATCTGTTCGGACAAGACCCGGTGAAGACGGCTCCTCATACAGAATTTGAAGATGTGAATCTGTCGTTCGAACCACAATTGAGCGCGTCGCAGTCCGGATTATTGTATCTGCATGAACAACAGAACGACCAGTTAGCTGTGTCGATTGTCATCACGCACGGCGGTAAAGAAAGTCTGTTAAAGGCACAACTGCCTGCCACTATCAAAAGAAATGCGGTCTATACCATCCGCATCTATGGAAACAATGCTGTCATTGAAGCTGAAATCAAAATCGATGAATGGAATGACGGCGAAGACCAGAAACTGTATCCGGACTTATCATCACGGGTATTGGTCAATCCGGAACGGTCTGTCTTTCCGGAAGGCGTTGTCCTTGCCGGAAGTCAGGATGCCATTCAGGTTCCTTATGCTGCAAGCCGAATGACGCTTGTCTTAGACGCACCCAGTGCCGTAGACCTGCAGGTAAAAGATCCCAGCATGGGCCTGTCAGTCGAAGCGGTACCCGATACGATCAATAAGTTTATCGTGACTACCAGCTTAAATCCGATCGGCCATGCGGAAAAGCAGACAGCACTCTGGGTCAGATATAAAATGCTGGAACAAAGCTATGAAGATAAAATAAACATCACCTTGCAACCGAATGACATACAGATGGAAGGATCGCTATCATTCGATACCCAACGGATCTGCGATTATGCCAAATATCTCGACGGAGAACTGGCACAGTTTACCCTGACCGGTGGAAAACAGATCCAGACAGAAGGTGCCTGGCTGAAAGCGGAAGTGAATGAACAGCATCCCGAACAAGTCCGCCTCCTGGCCGGATGGAAACCGAATGATCCAGAAGCCGACGGGCGTGTACAAGAAGGCAAGCTGAAGATACTCAGTGCCGACGGAGATGTACTGGAAGAATATACGATCAGACGGCGGAATTACGGTTTACCGGTAGTCAATGTAGACGGTACGTGGTGGTGCAAATACAATATGCGCGGTAACGTCAAGAACTTTGATGACCAGATTTCCATCCAGGAAGATCCGGCCAAAGATGTCAGCCTGTTCGACTACCTGTCTACCTGTACGGATGAAGAATGGCTGGCTGTCTGGGGCGATGTCTATCAGGGAAACAATCCGAACGGACTTCCGCTCCGGCACAATGGAACGTCTTTCTACTATGAAGGGTTTGATCAGGACAACACGGTTCAAATCGGCGATCTGCCGGTTACGGAAATGGCGCCCGACGGATATCAGTTACCGGGAGAAGCAGAGTTCAGCCAGTTCAAAATGGACCATGCGACTTCTTCAACGAACATCAACTTCGGGCATGGTGCTACAAACGGTTACTGGACACAGGCCAGAAAACGACTCAATATTAAGAATCACGAACGGACTAACCTGATGTTCGGCGACGTGAGCTACGGACCCGTGCACCATCACAGTATTAAAATAGAAACGGAGAATTCAACGGAACTGATTCTCTTCGGGCCCGGAGCACAGAACAACAATCAGGGAAGCAACATGTTCAGTCCGCTCAGCATCATCTTTGCCGGACATTTCGAAGGTGGCTTCACCTGGACAATGGAAGGTTATTCTACGGCTTCGGGAAAAGGAAACTGGTTTAAGACAAATACGTTCTATCCCAGATATACCCGTGTCATCCGATGCATTAAATCACCCGTAGAATATATTTACAACTAA